One genomic region from Geitlerinema sp. PCC 9228 encodes:
- a CDS encoding Uma2 family endonuclease → MVTLQLQQLDIPPGQRLWLRDIDWQALEAILKELGEHRAARIAYYQNTLEIRIPLPKREREKSLISDAIKILLEELEIDCECLGSTTFKNPERGYGIEPDECFYMANHQLVVGKDRLDPAIDPPPDLALEVDVTSKTQIDAYLGLGVPELWIYESSALNIYVLHSEQYQPSSTSPTFSELPVPTLIAELLNQSRTTGRSPALRAFRKRIQATI, encoded by the coding sequence ATGGTTACCCTACAACTACAACAACTCGACATTCCCCCCGGTCAAAGATTGTGGCTGCGAGATATTGACTGGCAAGCCTTGGAAGCCATTTTAAAAGAACTGGGCGAACATCGCGCTGCCCGCATTGCCTACTATCAAAACACTTTAGAAATCAGGATACCGCTGCCCAAACGCGAGCGAGAAAAATCTCTCATTAGCGATGCCATCAAAATTTTATTAGAAGAATTGGAAATCGATTGCGAGTGTTTGGGTTCGACCACATTCAAAAATCCCGAACGAGGCTATGGCATCGAACCGGATGAGTGCTTTTATATGGCCAACCATCAGCTTGTGGTGGGCAAAGACCGTCTCGATCCAGCGATCGATCCACCACCCGACCTTGCTTTAGAAGTCGATGTCACTTCCAAAACGCAAATCGATGCCTATCTGGGATTGGGGGTTCCGGAGTTGTGGATTTATGAAAGTAGTGCGTTGAACATTTATGTTTTGCACTCGGAGCAATACCAACCAAGTTCCACAAGCCCTACTTTTTCCGAACTTCCCGTTCCTACCCTCATTGCCGAACTCCTCAACCAAAGCCGAACAACGGGCAGAAGCCCTGCTTTACGCGCTTTTCGCAAACGAATCCAAGCAACAATCTAA
- a CDS encoding Uma2 family endonuclease: MIAINLDPQLKLTDEIFAQICRCNPNLRLERSAQGELIAMPPTGSESGRQSLGLSAQLWVWNQQTNLGVAFDSSTGFKLSNGAIRSPDAAWVKKERWQSLSPEQKRKFAPICPDFVIELRSPTDELETLQQKLQEYIDNGTQLGWLVEPESRQVWIYRCQGKVEICDRPDKLSGEPILSNFEMDLQLVWQD; the protein is encoded by the coding sequence ATGATTGCCATCAACCTCGACCCCCAATTAAAACTCACCGATGAAATATTCGCGCAAATCTGCCGCTGCAATCCGAACTTACGGTTGGAACGCAGTGCCCAGGGAGAATTGATTGCCATGCCTCCCACAGGCAGCGAAAGCGGTCGTCAAAGTTTGGGATTGAGTGCCCAGCTTTGGGTTTGGAACCAGCAAACGAATTTAGGTGTGGCTTTCGATTCTTCTACTGGTTTCAAGCTTTCCAACGGTGCCATTCGTTCCCCGGATGCTGCTTGGGTGAAAAAAGAACGCTGGCAAAGTCTTTCTCCAGAACAAAAACGCAAGTTTGCTCCCATTTGCCCGGATTTTGTTATTGAGTTACGTTCTCCGACGGATGAGTTAGAAACGCTCCAGCAAAAATTGCAGGAATATATCGATAATGGTACGCAGTTGGGTTGGTTGGTCGAACCCGAATCTCGCCAAGTTTGGATTTATCGCTGTCAAGGAAAAGTTGAAATATGCGATCGCCCTGACAAGCTCTCCGGCGAACCCATACTATCTAATTTTGAAATGGATTTGCAACTGGTTTGGCAAGATTGA
- a CDS encoding GNAT family N-acetyltransferase gives MLELRELTDTSHADWEAVLQIYETAFPADERFSSERMRKRVQNRQDRLFVGYLDEKVVFMALTSPLSGTEFVLLGYLATHQDFRGRGIGSQFLRQIVATIHQQSRRYLLLEVETPDAGNDVLKSPLSPTERQQRQRRIQFYRRLGAVELAGVRYFVPGLSGGEPTEMKLMVLPKYHQNAIAGEKARYLVTRLFVHGYRQSKRDRLYQIMMDSIGNTVDLI, from the coding sequence ATGTTGGAACTGCGCGAACTCACCGATACCTCCCATGCCGATTGGGAAGCCGTGTTGCAAATTTACGAGACTGCTTTCCCGGCAGACGAACGTTTCAGTAGCGAACGGATGCGAAAACGGGTCCAAAATCGCCAAGACCGTCTGTTTGTGGGATATTTAGATGAAAAAGTGGTATTTATGGCGCTAACTTCGCCTTTATCGGGAACGGAGTTTGTGCTGCTGGGATATTTGGCAACCCATCAAGATTTTCGCGGTCGGGGCATTGGCAGTCAATTTTTGCGTCAAATTGTGGCAACTATACACCAGCAGTCTCGGCGGTATTTGCTGTTGGAAGTGGAAACCCCAGATGCGGGCAATGATGTGTTGAAATCTCCTTTATCGCCGACAGAACGCCAGCAACGCCAACGACGCATTCAATTTTACCGGCGTTTGGGGGCTGTGGAACTGGCGGGGGTGAGATATTTTGTGCCCGGTTTGTCGGGAGGGGAACCTACGGAGATGAAGTTGATGGTGTTGCCGAAATATCACCAAAATGCGATCGCGGGGGAAAAGGCACGCTATCTGGTGACGCGATTGTTCGTGCATGGCTACCGGCAATCCAAACGCGATCGGCTTTATCAAATTATGATGGATAGCATCGGCAATACTGTGGATTTAATTTGA
- a CDS encoding heavy metal translocating P-type ATPase, with protein MVKARTKAKNQSQIQNQQFQLSGMSCAACANRVEKAISGVEGVRSCNVNFALSQATVEYDGTQADSEQIQAAVKEAGYGAEPVSLDAETEDDSQNRAEKRQQRLLQKKVIVGGVISFILVVGSLPAMTGIDIPFIAPWWHNAWLQLLLTTPVVFWCGSGFYIGAWKAAKHATADMNTLVALGTGAAYLYSLFPTFFSGFFESQDLSTQVYYEAAAVVITLVLLGRWLEHRARGQTSEAIRKLMGLQAKTARVIRDGREQDIPISQVQVGDIFLVRPGEKIPVDGEVTQGSSTVDESMVTGEPIPATKKAGDEVIGATINKTGSFQAKASRVGKDTVLSQIVQLVQEAQGSKAPIQKLVDRVTAWFVPTVMAIALLTFVVWFFASGNLTFALVATVSVLIIACPCSLGLATPTSVMVGTGKGAENGILIKGADSLEIAHHLQTIVLDKTGTLTAGKPSVTNYVTVDGASGDELKILQLAATLEKSSEHPIAEAIVEYAKSQEVSLLGSVEDGFEAIAGSGVQGRVDGRWVQIGTAAWMRELEIDTQPLAEYAEKAEEDAKTTVWIAIDGRLEGLLAIADAVKPTAATVVAALQRMGIEVAMLTGDNQHTAHAIAREVGIDRVFAEVRPDQKAEIVRSLQAEVPKNKRNHRRKLVAMVGDGINDAPALAQADIGIAIGTGTDIAISASDITLISDDLHGIVTAIQLSRATMKNIRQNLFFAFVYNTASIPIAAGLFYPIFGWLLNPMIAGGAMAFSSVSVVTNALRLRKFEPRLDETCRS; from the coding sequence ATGGTCAAAGCCAGAACCAAGGCAAAAAACCAGAGTCAAATCCAAAACCAACAATTTCAACTATCGGGCATGAGTTGTGCTGCCTGTGCCAACCGAGTGGAGAAAGCCATCAGCGGTGTCGAGGGCGTGCGATCGTGCAATGTTAATTTTGCCCTTTCGCAAGCGACGGTGGAATACGACGGCACCCAAGCCGATAGCGAACAAATTCAAGCAGCAGTCAAAGAAGCGGGATACGGTGCCGAACCCGTTTCCCTAGATGCGGAAACGGAAGACGACAGCCAAAATCGCGCCGAAAAACGCCAGCAACGCCTTCTCCAGAAAAAAGTCATTGTTGGCGGCGTTATCAGTTTTATCTTGGTGGTGGGTTCCCTACCAGCCATGACCGGGATCGATATACCTTTTATTGCCCCTTGGTGGCACAATGCCTGGTTGCAATTGCTACTGACAACGCCGGTGGTCTTTTGGTGCGGTAGCGGTTTTTATATCGGTGCCTGGAAAGCTGCCAAACACGCTACGGCGGATATGAACACGCTGGTGGCTTTGGGCACGGGAGCGGCGTATTTGTATTCGCTGTTTCCCACGTTCTTTAGTGGTTTCTTTGAATCGCAGGATCTATCTACCCAAGTGTACTACGAAGCGGCAGCGGTGGTGATTACCCTGGTGTTGCTGGGCAGGTGGCTGGAACATCGTGCCAGGGGGCAAACTTCTGAGGCGATTCGCAAGTTAATGGGATTGCAAGCCAAGACGGCAAGGGTGATTCGCGACGGTCGAGAACAAGATATTCCCATTTCTCAGGTGCAAGTGGGGGATATATTTTTGGTGCGACCTGGGGAAAAAATTCCGGTAGATGGGGAAGTAACCCAAGGTTCTTCGACGGTAGACGAATCCATGGTGACGGGAGAACCGATTCCGGCGACCAAAAAAGCTGGCGATGAGGTGATTGGCGCAACCATTAACAAAACTGGCAGCTTTCAAGCCAAAGCATCGCGGGTGGGCAAAGATACGGTTTTATCCCAAATTGTACAGTTGGTGCAAGAAGCTCAGGGCAGCAAAGCTCCCATTCAAAAGTTGGTCGATCGCGTGACGGCTTGGTTTGTGCCCACGGTTATGGCGATCGCTTTGCTAACGTTTGTGGTGTGGTTCTTTGCCAGTGGCAATTTGACGTTTGCCCTGGTGGCGACGGTGAGCGTTTTGATTATTGCGTGCCCCTGTTCGCTGGGTCTGGCAACGCCAACTTCGGTGATGGTGGGAACCGGCAAAGGTGCGGAAAACGGCATTTTAATTAAAGGGGCAGATAGTCTGGAAATTGCCCACCACTTGCAAACCATTGTGCTGGATAAAACCGGAACCCTGACAGCGGGCAAACCTTCGGTGACCAATTACGTAACCGTTGACGGGGCAAGCGGCGACGAATTGAAAATTTTGCAGTTGGCGGCAACTTTGGAAAAAAGTTCCGAACATCCCATTGCGGAAGCGATCGTGGAATATGCCAAATCCCAGGAAGTGAGCCTGTTGGGTTCTGTGGAAGATGGTTTTGAAGCGATCGCAGGTAGCGGCGTGCAAGGCAGAGTAGACGGTCGTTGGGTGCAAATTGGCACGGCAGCTTGGATGCGGGAGTTAGAAATCGATACCCAACCTTTGGCGGAATATGCGGAAAAAGCGGAAGAGGATGCCAAAACCACGGTTTGGATTGCTATTGACGGTCGTCTGGAAGGGTTGCTAGCGATCGCGGATGCGGTGAAACCCACGGCTGCCACCGTTGTAGCAGCGTTGCAGCGGATGGGGATTGAAGTGGCGATGCTGACGGGAGACAACCAACATACAGCTCATGCGATCGCGCGTGAGGTAGGTATTGACCGGGTATTTGCGGAAGTTCGCCCCGACCAAAAAGCCGAAATTGTGCGATCGCTGCAAGCCGAAGTTCCCAAAAACAAACGCAACCACCGCCGCAAGCTAGTAGCCATGGTTGGCGATGGCATCAACGACGCTCCCGCCTTGGCACAAGCCGACATTGGCATTGCCATTGGCACCGGCACCGACATTGCCATTTCCGCTAGCGACATCACCCTAATTTCCGACGACCTGCACGGCATCGTCACCGCCATTCAACTCAGTCGCGCTACCATGAAAAATATTCGCCAAAATCTCTTTTTCGCTTTCGTTTACAATACGGCCAGCATTCCCATTGCCGCCGGATTGTTCTATCCCATTTTCGGATGGTTGCTCAATCCCATGATTGCCGGCGGTGCCATGGCGTTTAGTTCGGTTTCCGTGGTTACCAACGCCCTCCGTTTGCGTAAATTTGAACCACGACTCGACGAAACCTGCCGAAGTTAG
- a CDS encoding C69 family dipeptidase, which produces MCDSLVALPDVTKTGELIFGKNSDRPAGEIQEAIVIPAQTYTAQASVECTYITIPQVEQTLAVIISQPKWMWGAEMGANECGVVIGNEAVWTIEPTRSTGLLGMDLVRLGLERGTSARKALQVIVELLSQYGQGGNCAEHFSMNYHNSFLIADRKEAWVLETAGQYWVAEQVTSGTRSISNQLSIRNAGTIRHPEVVEFAINQGWCQSEQDFDFAQIFSSSFVSDVPSPHSREGRVRQLCQFNQGKFSVETAQSILRDHHGGVCMHGAFVTAGSQISSLSEQGDQHWFIQQPHPCQHDYQPVSLSQHGSHASSLLPS; this is translated from the coding sequence ATGTGTGATTCTCTGGTGGCTCTACCCGATGTTACAAAAACAGGAGAGCTGATTTTTGGCAAAAATAGCGACCGTCCAGCAGGAGAAATACAAGAGGCAATTGTCATTCCTGCTCAAACCTATACCGCTCAAGCCTCTGTTGAGTGTACCTACATCACCATTCCTCAAGTGGAACAAACCCTCGCCGTCATTATTTCCCAACCGAAGTGGATGTGGGGCGCAGAAATGGGGGCTAACGAATGCGGAGTGGTCATTGGCAATGAAGCAGTGTGGACCATCGAACCGACTCGCAGCACGGGGTTACTGGGCATGGATTTAGTGCGTTTGGGTTTGGAAAGAGGTACCAGCGCCAGGAAAGCCTTACAGGTGATTGTTGAGTTGTTGTCCCAATACGGACAAGGAGGCAACTGTGCCGAACACTTTTCCATGAACTACCATAACTCTTTTTTGATTGCGGATCGAAAAGAAGCCTGGGTTTTAGAAACCGCCGGTCAGTATTGGGTTGCCGAACAAGTCACTAGCGGAACCCGGTCGATCTCTAATCAGCTTAGTATCAGAAATGCTGGTACAATCCGCCACCCTGAAGTGGTTGAATTCGCAATTAATCAGGGATGGTGTCAGAGCGAACAAGACTTTGACTTTGCCCAAATCTTTAGCAGCAGTTTCGTCAGCGACGTACCATCTCCTCATTCCAGAGAAGGTAGAGTCAGGCAACTTTGTCAGTTCAATCAAGGCAAGTTTTCTGTAGAGACAGCCCAGTCTATTTTAAGGGATCATCACGGTGGGGTTTGTATGCACGGAGCGTTTGTGACAGCAGGCAGTCAAATTTCTTCCTTATCGGAACAAGGAGACCAGCACTGGTTTATCCAGCAACCCCACCCGTGTCAACACGATTACCAACCCGTCTCTTTGTCTCAACATGGTTCCCATGCTTCAAGTTTACTCCCAAGCTAA
- a CDS encoding TIGR03279 family radical SAM protein, which translates to MNVKPAKISKVLPDSIAAEMGFEAGDAIAKINGEAPRDLIDYQFLCADEYLELEVVDQNSDRHYLEIEKEVDEDLGLEFETALFDGLMQCNNACPFCFIDQQPPGKRETLYLKDDDYRLSFLYGSYLTLTNLLPQEWERIARLRLSPLYVSVHATEPEVRSRLLKNPRAGRILEQLQWFRDRRLQIHAQVVVCPGINDGEHLERTLRDLAQFGGGDIPAVASVAVVPVGLTRFRPSEDELVPVKPAKAQEVVGQVQKLQSEFLADPEINSRFAWLADEWFLIAGEDLPPESHYEDYPQLGNGVGSIRLFLSEFETAAQNLPTRVETPRRLSWVVGNAVEKAFQPICQRLNQVEGLTVEMVALPSWYWGIDIAVTGLLTGQDLLRGLSGKDLGDAILLPSLLLKNDDTVFLDDMTVLEVACELKTHILPVSGIEDLLHQCVAFSGKEILEVSG; encoded by the coding sequence ATGAACGTAAAGCCAGCGAAAATTAGCAAAGTTCTACCGGATTCCATCGCCGCCGAAATGGGGTTCGAGGCGGGAGACGCCATTGCCAAGATTAACGGCGAAGCACCCCGAGATTTGATTGACTATCAATTTTTGTGTGCCGACGAATACTTGGAACTGGAAGTCGTTGACCAAAACAGCGATCGCCACTATCTTGAAATTGAAAAAGAAGTCGATGAAGATTTGGGCTTAGAATTTGAAACCGCCCTCTTCGATGGTTTAATGCAGTGCAACAACGCCTGCCCTTTTTGCTTCATCGACCAACAACCGCCAGGCAAGCGGGAAACCCTCTACCTGAAAGACGACGATTATCGCCTCAGTTTTCTTTACGGTTCCTATCTCACCCTCACCAATTTATTGCCGCAAGAATGGGAACGAATTGCCCGGTTGCGTTTGTCGCCGCTGTATGTTTCCGTTCACGCCACCGAACCGGAAGTACGCAGCCGCCTGTTAAAAAATCCTCGTGCTGGTAGAATTTTAGAACAACTCCAGTGGTTTCGCGATCGCCGCTTGCAAATTCACGCTCAAGTGGTAGTTTGCCCGGGCATCAACGACGGCGAACATTTAGAACGCACCCTGCGAGATTTGGCACAGTTTGGTGGTGGCGACATTCCAGCAGTGGCATCGGTAGCCGTAGTTCCGGTGGGATTGACGCGATTTCGCCCCAGCGAAGACGAACTGGTACCGGTAAAACCCGCCAAAGCACAGGAAGTGGTGGGGCAAGTGCAGAAGTTACAAAGCGAGTTTCTGGCAGATCCAGAAATCAATTCTCGTTTTGCGTGGCTGGCTGACGAATGGTTTTTAATTGCCGGGGAAGATTTGCCCCCCGAATCTCACTACGAAGACTATCCCCAATTGGGCAATGGAGTTGGTTCCATTCGTTTGTTCTTATCAGAATTTGAAACAGCCGCCCAGAATTTACCCACGCGAGTAGAAACGCCACGACGGTTGAGTTGGGTGGTGGGCAATGCTGTGGAAAAAGCATTTCAACCCATTTGCCAGCGTCTCAATCAAGTAGAAGGATTGACGGTGGAGATGGTGGCGTTGCCCAGTTGGTATTGGGGAATTGATATTGCGGTGACGGGATTGCTGACGGGGCAAGATTTGTTGCGTGGTTTGTCAGGGAAGGATTTGGGAGATGCGATTTTGTTGCCTTCCCTGTTGCTGAAAAATGACGATACGGTGTTTTTGGATGATATGACGGTGTTGGAGGTGGCTTGCGAGTTGAAGACGCATATTTTACCGGTTAGTGGTATTGAAGATTTGTTGCATCAGTGCGTAGCGTTTTCTGGCAAGGAAATTTTGGAAGTTTCAGGGTAA
- a CDS encoding undecaprenyl-diphosphate phosphatase, whose translation MNWFQAAVLGMVQGLTEFIPISSTAHLKVVPVALGWGDPGVSFTAVIQLGSIAAVLWYFWKDLSTLTKGSFRAIQQRDYQAQEFRIAVGIAVGTIPIVILGLLLKSGIVIDYENSPLRSLTAIALASIFMSLFMAIAEVGSAHKRGFDTLGRNDGIWTGVAQSLALIPGVSRSGATITAGLYLGLQRATAARFSFLLGIPAITLAGLVELPEIFKTSTSNVGPVAMLVGLISAVIFSYLAIAWLIRYLQTQNTWVFVWYRLIFGVAILLAIWAKLPWTANA comes from the coding sequence ATGAATTGGTTTCAAGCGGCTGTATTGGGGATGGTGCAGGGCTTGACAGAATTTATCCCCATTAGCAGTACCGCTCATTTAAAAGTGGTTCCCGTTGCTTTGGGATGGGGCGACCCGGGGGTATCGTTTACCGCTGTGATTCAATTAGGAAGTATTGCGGCAGTGTTGTGGTATTTCTGGAAAGATTTATCGACGTTGACCAAGGGTAGCTTTCGAGCCATTCAACAGAGAGATTATCAGGCACAGGAGTTTCGGATTGCGGTGGGAATTGCTGTGGGTACCATTCCCATTGTGATTTTGGGGTTGCTTTTAAAGTCAGGAATTGTTATTGATTATGAAAATTCCCCTTTACGGAGCTTGACTGCGATCGCATTGGCTTCTATTTTTATGTCCCTGTTTATGGCGATCGCGGAAGTAGGTAGCGCCCACAAACGCGGGTTCGATACCCTAGGAAGAAACGATGGCATTTGGACTGGCGTGGCGCAATCGTTGGCTTTGATTCCCGGCGTATCCCGTTCCGGGGCAACCATCACCGCCGGTTTGTATTTGGGATTGCAGCGAGCCACCGCAGCGCGGTTTTCCTTTTTGTTGGGGATTCCAGCGATTACCTTGGCAGGATTGGTAGAACTGCCGGAAATTTTTAAAACTTCTACCTCGAACGTTGGACCCGTGGCGATGTTGGTAGGATTGATTTCGGCGGTAATATTTTCGTATTTAGCGATCGCGTGGTTGATTCGCTACTTGCAAACCCAGAATACTTGGGTGTTTGTGTGGTATCGCCTGATTTTTGGCGTGGCGATTTTGCTAGCGATTTGGGCAAAACTGCCTTGGACCGCAAATGCATAG
- a CDS encoding DUF3120 domain-containing protein — MLNTHISLLEKAVPKSTTSAKKIFPPQIALKWQAFFGAVFLVCVPVFIQAPMVRELPLASLAITGIWVWLGMRLLSQPKMALWGDLLLGFSWSWLAGSIYWGWLRAEPYVHLPVEAIGLPFAIWCLYRGRWQVGNWFYLGSLLGTAITDLYFYAVGLIPYWRRVMQVDPEQALPILQEAVALVQTPWGISCAGLLAAILLATGLFPLRIRQARWWAFSGAVLSTILVDFLFWLGASAA, encoded by the coding sequence ATGCTAAACACCCATATATCCCTGCTGGAAAAAGCAGTTCCCAAATCTACAACCTCCGCGAAGAAAATCTTTCCTCCCCAAATAGCGTTGAAATGGCAAGCCTTTTTTGGGGCAGTGTTCTTAGTTTGCGTACCGGTATTCATACAAGCCCCCATGGTGCGGGAGTTGCCCTTGGCGAGTCTGGCAATAACTGGCATCTGGGTATGGCTGGGGATGCGGTTACTGTCTCAACCCAAAATGGCTTTGTGGGGAGACTTGTTGTTAGGGTTTAGCTGGAGCTGGTTGGCTGGTTCCATTTATTGGGGATGGCTGCGCGCGGAACCCTACGTGCATTTGCCCGTCGAAGCCATTGGTTTGCCCTTTGCCATTTGGTGCTTGTATCGGGGACGCTGGCAAGTGGGAAATTGGTTTTATTTGGGTTCTTTACTGGGAACCGCTATCACCGATTTGTATTTTTATGCTGTAGGGTTAATTCCCTACTGGCGTCGCGTGATGCAGGTAGACCCGGAACAAGCCTTGCCGATTTTGCAAGAAGCGGTAGCCTTGGTACAGACCCCTTGGGGAATTAGCTGTGCTGGCTTGCTAGCTGCTATATTGCTAGCTACGGGGTTGTTCCCATTACGAATTCGCCAAGCTCGTTGGTGGGCTTTCAGTGGTGCCGTTTTGAGTACAATTCTGGTAGACTTTTTATTTTGGTTGGGGGCATCTGCTGCCTAA
- a CDS encoding adenylate/guanylate cyclase domain-containing protein, whose protein sequence is MEVLPVRDAVTVPPIHPYLVRRGKSGKSYLPLDEGNCWTVGRSKDNDLVIPDRWMSRHHAILQYMDNGELFLIDLGSRNGSFVNGRRVSIPVALQSGDRLVFGQTELEFYHPAQPHSEELEESEVEDLTATLHVRRLISVMVIDIRGFTVMTRNMDEKVLSEMIGSWFRQCGNILREHGSWVDKYIGDAVMAVWFHTSEGVRQQEIARIFAAIDALHEVSQKLSQQYPVPFPMRIGAGLNTGYAMVGNTGTGDRPDYTALGDTVNAAFRLESATKEIKQDVAIGETTYSSFQQWCPDSVLFQPHTVNLKGYETPIATYTTTFDQLHSFIQQQTQSRQ, encoded by the coding sequence TTGGAAGTTTTGCCAGTGAGGGATGCGGTAACAGTGCCACCCATCCATCCTTATCTCGTCAGGCGCGGCAAGTCTGGTAAAAGCTATTTGCCCTTAGATGAGGGCAATTGCTGGACCGTTGGTCGCAGTAAAGACAACGATCTGGTTATCCCCGACCGTTGGATGTCCAGACATCATGCGATTTTGCAATATATGGATAATGGAGAATTATTCCTGATCGATTTGGGAAGTCGCAATGGTTCTTTTGTCAACGGTCGTCGGGTTAGCATTCCGGTTGCCCTGCAAAGCGGCGATCGCTTAGTGTTTGGTCAAACAGAGTTAGAGTTCTACCACCCAGCCCAACCCCATAGCGAGGAACTGGAAGAATCAGAAGTCGAAGATTTGACGGCCACATTGCACGTGCGCCGCCTCATTTCTGTTATGGTAATTGACATCCGCGGGTTTACGGTGATGACCCGCAACATGGATGAAAAAGTACTTTCGGAGATGATTGGCAGTTGGTTTCGCCAGTGCGGTAATATCCTGCGGGAACACGGCAGTTGGGTGGATAAATACATTGGCGATGCAGTCATGGCGGTATGGTTTCACACCAGCGAAGGGGTGCGCCAGCAGGAAATTGCGCGCATTTTCGCCGCCATTGACGCCCTGCACGAAGTGAGCCAAAAACTCAGCCAGCAATATCCCGTGCCTTTCCCCATGCGCATTGGGGCTGGATTAAATACGGGGTATGCTATGGTAGGGAATACGGGAACCGGCGATCGCCCCGATTATACCGCCCTGGGAGATACGGTGAACGCAGCTTTTCGTCTGGAGTCAGCCACCAAAGAAATCAAACAGGATGTTGCTATTGGCGAAACCACCTACAGCTCTTTTCAACAGTGGTGCCCAGATAGTGTTCTATTTCAGCCGCATACCGTCAATTTAAAAGGCTACGAAACCCCTATTGCCACCTACACCACCACATTTGACCAACTGCACTCGTTTATCCAACAACAAACCCAATCCCGTCAATAA